The proteins below come from a single Oryzomicrobium terrae genomic window:
- a CDS encoding serine O-acetyltransferase yields the protein MMIRLYRLSHLLWRWRVPFLPWAIKVVNRIVFGVVLPPSCHLGRQVLLSYQGLGTVIHGRAWIGDGAVISTGVTIGGRSGHEVVPVIEEGAFIGSGAKVLGPVRIGRFASVGANAVVLEDVPPYGVAVGIPARVVRINRPEDLPRYDRFF from the coding sequence ATGATGATCCGTCTCTATCGTCTCTCGCACCTGCTGTGGCGCTGGCGGGTGCCCTTCCTGCCCTGGGCGATCAAGGTGGTGAACCGCATCGTCTTCGGCGTGGTGCTGCCGCCGTCCTGCCACCTGGGCCGTCAGGTGCTGCTCTCCTACCAGGGGCTGGGCACGGTGATCCACGGCCGGGCGTGGATCGGCGACGGCGCGGTGATTTCCACCGGTGTCACCATCGGCGGCCGCTCCGGCCACGAGGTGGTGCCAGTGATCGAGGAGGGCGCCTTCATCGGCTCCGGGGCCAAGGTGCTGGGGCCGGTGCGCATCGGCCGCTTCGCCTCGGTGGGGGCCAATGCCGTGGTGCTCGAAGACGTGCCGCCCTACGGGGTGGCGGTGGGCATTCCCGCCCGGGTCGTGCGCATCAACCGACCGGAAGACCTGCCCCGTTACGACCGTTTCTTCTGA
- a CDS encoding polysaccharide pyruvyl transferase family protein, which produces MSSDPSTPTPGAAVRPLRFYLTGQNNFGNRGCEALVRSTVGLVREALGPAEFLVPSLDIPRDSAQWPDASAQGVRFVAPPPLPHRFVHWERLTRRLPLLARLPWPTLSPGAELTGQLRSCDAVLSIGGDNYSLDYDLASLFYFVGIAEAAKRLGKPVLLWGASVGPFSRLPGVEAQLAAHLRHLDLIAVRESHSRDYLASLGVRDNVLQVADSAFTMVPEPLEPIPGWPRGALTRNQLASHDPGIGRAGGRGVLGLNVSPLIERVRAKAGVSGDLRREVAEFIRASVAEGWSVLLVPHVAPLSGQGGNNDQVFLGEILALTGSLDGRVGLVTGQPNAPQLKYIIACCRLFIGARTHATIAALSSGVPTVSIAYSVKARGINRDLFGHEDYVLDTARVSAATLLAARRRLEADEDGLHAQLAERLPEWRARAQAGAAALGRLLAARPTGLGAGQGGGLAATAAAAPLMPEPRP; this is translated from the coding sequence ATGAGTTCCGATCCATCCACCCCGACGCCAGGAGCCGCCGTGCGCCCCCTGCGCTTTTATCTCACCGGCCAGAACAACTTCGGCAACCGGGGCTGCGAAGCCCTGGTGCGTTCCACCGTCGGCCTGGTGCGCGAGGCCCTGGGGCCGGCCGAATTCCTTGTGCCGTCCCTCGACATTCCCCGGGACAGCGCCCAGTGGCCCGACGCCAGCGCCCAGGGCGTCCGTTTCGTCGCGCCACCGCCGCTGCCACACCGCTTCGTCCATTGGGAGCGCCTGACCCGGCGCCTGCCGCTGCTCGCTCGCCTGCCCTGGCCGACCCTGTCTCCGGGGGCGGAACTGACGGGACAACTGCGCAGCTGCGATGCCGTGCTGTCGATCGGCGGCGACAACTATTCCCTGGATTACGACCTGGCCTCGCTCTTCTACTTCGTCGGCATTGCCGAGGCGGCCAAGCGCCTGGGTAAACCGGTGCTTCTGTGGGGGGCCTCGGTGGGGCCGTTCTCCCGGCTGCCGGGGGTGGAGGCGCAACTGGCCGCCCACCTGCGCCACCTCGACCTGATCGCGGTGCGCGAGAGCCATTCCCGGGATTACCTGGCCTCCCTCGGGGTACGCGACAACGTGCTCCAGGTCGCCGATTCCGCCTTCACCATGGTTCCCGAACCCCTGGAGCCCATTCCCGGCTGGCCCCGGGGCGCCCTGACCCGGAACCAGCTGGCCAGCCACGATCCGGGCATTGGCCGGGCCGGAGGGCGCGGGGTCCTGGGCCTCAACGTCAGCCCCCTGATCGAGCGGGTACGGGCCAAGGCCGGGGTGAGCGGCGACTTGCGCCGGGAAGTGGCGGAGTTCATCCGCGCCTCGGTGGCCGAGGGCTGGAGCGTGCTGCTGGTGCCCCATGTGGCGCCCCTGAGCGGCCAGGGGGGCAACAACGACCAGGTGTTCCTGGGCGAGATCCTGGCCCTGACCGGCTCCCTGGACGGCCGGGTCGGTCTGGTGACCGGCCAGCCCAACGCGCCCCAGTTGAAATACATCATCGCCTGCTGCCGCCTGTTCATCGGCGCCCGCACCCACGCCACCATCGCTGCCCTCTCCTCGGGGGTGCCCACGGTGTCGATCGCCTACAGCGTCAAGGCCCGGGGCATCAACCGGGACCTGTTCGGTCACGAGGACTACGTGCTCGACACCGCCCGGGTCAGTGCCGCGACCCTGCTGGCGGCACGCCGGCGCCTGGAAGCCGACGAGGATGGCTTGCACGCCCAGCTCGCCGAGCGCCTGCCGGAATGGCGGGCCCGGGCGCAGGCCGGGGCCGCCGCCCTGGGGCGCCTGCTCGCCGCCCGGCCCACGGGCCTCGGTGCTGGACAGGGCGGGGGGCTGGCCGCGACTGCGGCTGCGGCGCCCCTGATGCCGGAGCCGCGGCCATGA
- a CDS encoding glycosyltransferase family 4 protein, whose translation MDTPNQATAPPANGAPPRVVVMLGTDFTALGGITAVLRTYRDAGVFATWPVRFLATYRNRFPGDRLGTALLALGHFLSWLLTGQVAGVHAHTAGRGSFWRKSVFLLLARAWGHPTVLHLHDGTFPTWVASLRPWQRRAVRGVLEGVSQVWVLTPGWRGAIAALAPRATFRVLANPVEWHPGAQAARERELQSARQAQAGGGRAGTGQGRLRVLFLGRLWREKGVFDLVEAVGVAVARDPSLAATLRVTCGGDGNAAPLLARARQLGVAECFAFPGWVEGAAREALWAATDLFVLPSYFEGLPMGVLEAMGRGIPVLGTQVGGIPDALGAAEAAPDGPDAALAGLLVAPGDVAALATALADLAADGARRARLGAAGEERVRTVYAKERVLAEMARLYRELGWLPGIPAGGALDAAPGAPTVEPS comes from the coding sequence ATGGACACCCCGAACCAGGCCACAGCCCCGCCCGCGAACGGCGCGCCGCCCCGCGTCGTGGTCATGCTCGGCACCGATTTCACGGCGCTCGGGGGCATCACCGCGGTGCTGCGCACCTACCGGGACGCCGGGGTGTTCGCCACCTGGCCGGTGCGGTTTCTTGCCACCTACCGCAACCGTTTCCCCGGCGACCGGCTGGGCACCGCGCTGCTCGCCCTGGGACACTTTCTCTCCTGGCTGCTGACCGGGCAGGTGGCCGGGGTGCATGCCCATACGGCGGGGCGAGGCAGTTTCTGGCGCAAATCGGTGTTTCTCCTGCTGGCCCGGGCCTGGGGCCATCCCACGGTGCTGCATCTGCACGACGGCACTTTCCCCACCTGGGTGGCGAGCCTGAGGCCGTGGCAGCGCCGTGCCGTGCGCGGGGTGCTGGAGGGGGTCAGCCAGGTCTGGGTGCTCACCCCGGGCTGGCGCGGGGCCATCGCCGCCCTGGCGCCCCGGGCCACCTTCCGGGTGCTGGCCAACCCGGTGGAGTGGCATCCGGGAGCACAGGCGGCGCGGGAGCGGGAGTTGCAATCGGCCAGGCAGGCGCAGGCAGGGGGGGGCAGGGCCGGGACCGGGCAGGGGCGTCTGCGGGTGTTGTTTCTCGGCCGCCTGTGGCGGGAAAAGGGCGTGTTCGATCTGGTTGAGGCGGTGGGGGTCGCGGTGGCTCGCGATCCCTCCCTGGCCGCCACCTTGCGGGTGACGTGCGGCGGCGATGGCAATGCCGCGCCGTTGCTGGCACGGGCCCGCCAGCTTGGGGTGGCGGAGTGTTTCGCCTTCCCCGGCTGGGTCGAGGGGGCGGCCAGGGAAGCCCTATGGGCGGCTACCGATCTGTTCGTCCTGCCCTCCTATTTCGAAGGCTTGCCGATGGGGGTGTTGGAGGCCATGGGGCGGGGCATTCCGGTGCTGGGGACGCAGGTTGGCGGCATCCCCGATGCCCTGGGCGCGGCCGAGGCGGCGCCGGATGGCCCTGACGCGGCGTTGGCCGGTCTGCTGGTCGCCCCGGGCGATGTCGCTGCCCTGGCGACGGCCCTGGCCGATCTGGCGGCGGATGGGGCCCGGCGTGCCCGGCTCGGCGCGGCCGGGGAAGAACGGGTCCGGACCGTCTATGCTAAGGAACGGGTACTGGCCGAGATGGCGCGGCTGTACCGGGAGTTGGGCTGGCTGCCCGGCATCCCGGCCGGCGGCGCCCTGGATGCGGCGCCGGGAGCCCCAACCGTGGAGCCTTCGTGA
- the asnB gene encoding asparagine synthase (glutamine-hydrolyzing) yields the protein MCGLCGFVLPADTSALMAQEGAGHVRGRHDPLRVLARMAAAIAHRGPDDEGFWFDQRSRHGRDILVGLAHRRLAIVDLTPGGHQPMLSADGRYVLVFNGEIYNHAELREELVRDGVRFRSSSDTEVLVEAIAAWGTLAACRKAVGMFAFAVWDRRDGTLTLARDRLGKKPLYVYAAPGGGLAFASELKSLWALPGFAPAIDRQALGEFFRFGYVAEHAAIFAGVSKVLPGTVMTLGPELSQAARSIAYWRLVDAVLAGKEAPIGDPEEARQGLLERLRLATRSRMLADVPLGAFLSGGIDSGLVVSLMQEHSPRPVRTFSIAFADQLYDEAPVARAVARHLGTEHSELRVTEAEAQDVVPQLPQIFDEPFADASQIPTYLLARLTRSQVTVALTGDGGDEPFGGYARYRSQYGLAGALHHLPHALRAPLARGLGDVPGQVWDSLSRALPARRRPRFLASKVAKLSRSLALDDPGRRAQAFLSFWEPETLVPGWLPDASRDGDFYVCPGVLAGDAAEAMQFWEILHYLPGDLLAKVDRATMAVALEARSPLLDHRVVEYAWRLPSSMKASRGATKRILRELLFGFVPREIVDLPKQGFSAPIGAWLAGDLRGWAEAVLAAGRRRTADLLDWRAIDGAWQAHLAGRAGQAEKMWSVLMFCAWQERWLGPQTMGADPAPGRIASMDGPRQEAMLENQ from the coding sequence ATGTGCGGACTATGCGGATTCGTCCTGCCGGCTGACACCTCCGCCTTGATGGCGCAGGAAGGGGCTGGCCATGTCCGGGGGCGCCACGACCCGCTCCGGGTGTTGGCGCGCATGGCCGCCGCCATCGCCCACCGCGGTCCGGACGACGAAGGCTTCTGGTTCGACCAGCGCAGCCGGCACGGCCGGGACATCCTGGTCGGCCTGGCCCATCGCCGCCTGGCCATCGTCGACCTGACCCCGGGCGGACACCAGCCCATGCTCTCGGCCGACGGTCGCTACGTGCTGGTGTTCAACGGCGAGATCTACAACCACGCCGAACTGCGCGAGGAGCTGGTGCGCGACGGGGTGCGCTTCCGCTCCAGCAGCGATACCGAGGTGCTGGTGGAGGCCATCGCCGCCTGGGGGACCCTGGCCGCCTGCCGCAAGGCTGTCGGCATGTTCGCCTTTGCCGTGTGGGACCGGCGCGACGGCACCCTGACCCTGGCCCGGGACCGGCTGGGCAAGAAGCCCTTGTACGTTTATGCCGCCCCCGGCGGCGGCCTGGCTTTCGCCTCGGAACTCAAGTCCCTGTGGGCCCTGCCGGGCTTCGCCCCGGCCATCGACCGGCAGGCCCTGGGGGAATTCTTCCGCTTTGGCTACGTGGCCGAGCACGCCGCCATCTTTGCCGGCGTGAGCAAGGTGCTACCGGGCACGGTCATGACCCTGGGCCCCGAGCTGAGCCAGGCAGCGCGCAGCATCGCCTACTGGCGCCTGGTCGATGCGGTGCTGGCGGGCAAGGAAGCGCCCATCGGCGATCCGGAAGAGGCCCGCCAGGGGCTGCTCGAACGGCTGCGCCTGGCCACCCGCAGCCGCATGCTGGCGGACGTGCCCCTGGGGGCGTTCCTCTCCGGCGGCATCGACTCCGGCCTGGTGGTGTCGTTGATGCAGGAGCACAGCCCCCGGCCGGTGCGTACCTTTTCCATCGCCTTCGCCGACCAGCTCTACGACGAGGCCCCGGTGGCCCGGGCGGTGGCCCGCCATCTGGGCACCGAGCACAGCGAACTGCGCGTGACCGAGGCCGAGGCCCAGGATGTGGTGCCCCAGCTGCCGCAGATTTTCGACGAGCCCTTTGCCGACGCCTCCCAGATCCCCACCTACCTGCTTGCCCGTCTGACCCGCAGCCAGGTCACCGTGGCCCTCACCGGCGACGGCGGCGACGAGCCCTTCGGCGGCTACGCCCGCTACCGCAGCCAGTACGGCCTGGCCGGCGCACTGCATCACCTGCCTCATGCCCTGCGCGCGCCCCTGGCCCGGGGCCTGGGGGACGTGCCGGGCCAGGTCTGGGATTCCCTGTCGCGGGCCTTGCCGGCCCGGCGCCGGCCGCGCTTTCTCGCCTCGAAGGTGGCCAAGCTGTCCCGCTCCCTGGCCCTGGACGACCCGGGGCGGCGTGCCCAGGCTTTTCTGTCGTTCTGGGAGCCCGAGACCCTGGTGCCCGGCTGGCTGCCGGACGCGTCCCGGGACGGGGATTTCTACGTCTGTCCGGGCGTGCTCGCCGGCGATGCGGCGGAGGCGATGCAGTTCTGGGAAATCCTCCACTACCTGCCCGGCGACCTGCTTGCCAAGGTGGACCGAGCCACCATGGCCGTGGCCCTGGAGGCCCGTTCGCCCCTGCTCGACCACCGGGTGGTGGAGTATGCCTGGCGCCTGCCCTCGTCGATGAAGGCGAGCCGCGGCGCCACCAAGCGGATCTTGCGCGAGTTGCTGTTCGGGTTCGTCCCGCGGGAGATCGTCGATCTGCCCAAGCAGGGTTTTTCGGCGCCGATCGGGGCCTGGCTGGCCGGCGATCTGCGCGGCTGGGCCGAGGCGGTGCTGGCGGCGGGGCGGCGGCGCACGGCGGACCTGCTCGACTGGCGGGCCATCGACGGCGCCTGGCAGGCCCACCTGGCCGGGCGGGCCGGTCAGGCGGAAAAGATGTGGTCGGTGCTGATGTTCTGCGCCTGGCAGGAACGCTGGCTGGGGCCGCAGACGATGGGCGCCGATCCAGCTCCTGGCCGGATCGCAAGCATGGACGGGCCTCGGCAAGAGGCCATGCTGGAGAACCAATAG
- a CDS encoding nitroreductase family protein: MTAGGEAQGNLAVVNNWEGEGGASLRQTLRRLLLGLPGGAGQRLIGLWRGLRTRWQMRRASRYDRLQFLRHSGVLGHAAAPGSRSQGVLQAAIRKTYHRLEKGLALSEPRPGFGADAVATLRADLDEYLARFAPDTVSLEAVNTLTEYLAFNHGQGLPMPRLTMEVERLRARHALRHEQGGTRLVERESLWRDARLDLRAFFAARHSIRQFAPRAVDLDLIRAAVEMAAHSPSVCNRQAGQVYVLDDPVIRAQALALQNGNRGFGHQAGTILVVTTRLDCFLTVGERYQPWIDGGLFAMSLIYALHSLGLGTCCLNWSVEPAADQALKAATGIPDDQCVIFLLAVGHLPERLRVTQSPRREAGGQLHVL, translated from the coding sequence ATGACGGCAGGGGGAGAGGCCCAGGGCAACCTGGCGGTGGTGAACAACTGGGAAGGGGAGGGCGGCGCCTCCCTGCGCCAAACCTTGCGCCGTCTGCTGCTGGGCCTGCCCGGCGGTGCGGGACAGCGCCTGATCGGCCTGTGGCGTGGCTTGCGGACCCGCTGGCAGATGCGGCGGGCCAGCCGCTACGACCGGCTGCAGTTCCTGCGTCACTCCGGGGTGCTGGGTCACGCCGCGGCGCCGGGCAGCCGCTCCCAGGGGGTGTTGCAGGCCGCTATCCGCAAGACTTACCACCGCCTGGAAAAGGGCCTGGCCCTGTCCGAACCGCGCCCCGGCTTCGGCGCCGATGCGGTGGCGACCCTGCGCGCCGACCTGGACGAGTACCTGGCGCGTTTTGCCCCCGACACCGTCAGCCTGGAGGCGGTCAACACCCTGACCGAGTATCTGGCTTTCAACCACGGCCAGGGTCTGCCCATGCCGCGCCTGACCATGGAGGTGGAGCGGTTGCGCGCGCGCCATGCCCTCCGCCACGAGCAGGGCGGGACCCGGCTGGTGGAGCGGGAATCCCTGTGGCGCGACGCCCGCCTCGACCTGCGCGCCTTCTTTGCCGCCCGCCACAGCATCCGCCAGTTCGCGCCCCGGGCGGTGGATCTGGACCTGATCCGCGCCGCCGTGGAGATGGCCGCCCACAGCCCGTCGGTGTGCAACCGCCAGGCCGGCCAGGTGTACGTGCTCGACGACCCGGTCATCCGCGCCCAGGCCCTGGCCCTGCAGAACGGCAACCGGGGCTTTGGCCACCAGGCCGGCACGATCCTGGTCGTCACCACCCGGCTCGATTGCTTCCTCACCGTGGGCGAGCGCTACCAGCCCTGGATCGACGGCGGCCTGTTCGCCATGAGCCTGATCTATGCCCTCCATTCCCTGGGGCTGGGTACCTGTTGCCTGAACTGGAGCGTGGAGCCGGCCGCCGACCAGGCGCTCAAGGCGGCCACCGGCATTCCCGACGACCAGTGCGTCATCTTCCTGCTTGCCGTCGGGCACTTGCCCGAGCGCCTGCGGGTGACCCAGAGCCCCCGGCGGGAGGCGGGGGGGCAACTGCACGTCCTGTAG
- a CDS encoding glycosyltransferase — MGAITDLRSDLWGGLPTQEGGHMPLVFVTVGSQMPFDRLIQAVERWALHQPEVKVVAQIGASTLAPRAMEWVRNLDPARFDALFRRADLIVSHAGMGTVISAAERAKPLIVLPRRGSLKETRNDHQVATARWLTEKPGIRVVMDEADLAEALNRWQEILPPQAIRGVACDDLIEHIRDFISGEASERKPK; from the coding sequence ATGGGTGCGATCACCGATCTGCGTAGCGACCTGTGGGGCGGACTACCGACCCAGGAAGGGGGGCACATGCCCCTGGTGTTCGTCACGGTGGGCTCCCAGATGCCCTTCGACCGCCTGATCCAGGCGGTGGAGCGCTGGGCGCTGCACCAGCCCGAGGTGAAGGTGGTGGCCCAGATCGGGGCCTCGACCCTGGCGCCCCGGGCCATGGAATGGGTGCGGAACCTGGACCCGGCGCGCTTCGACGCCCTGTTCCGCCGCGCCGACCTGATCGTTTCCCACGCCGGCATGGGCACGGTGATCAGCGCGGCCGAACGGGCCAAGCCGCTGATCGTGCTGCCGCGGCGGGGGAGTCTCAAGGAAACCCGCAATGATCACCAAGTCGCCACGGCCCGGTGGCTGACCGAAAAGCCCGGTATCCGGGTGGTGATGGATGAGGCGGATCTGGCGGAAGCGCTGAATCGGTGGCAGGAGATCCTGCCGCCCCAGGCTATCCGCGGCGTCGCGTGCGACGACCTGATCGAACATATCCGCGACTTTATTTCGGGCGAAGCCAGTGAAAGGAAACCGAAATGA
- a CDS encoding class I SAM-dependent methyltransferase has translation MTARITRQITDYDNPAALATRLRQKRIAPLVELIRQAHARHGEVRIVDVGGTRAYWNILPAGLLAECRAQVTLVNLQPPGPAATAGDTFHYHQGDGCRLDEFADGAFHIAHSNSVIEHVGDWARMEAFARETRRLAESYFVQTPNFWFPLEPHWMTPCFHWLPEPWRIALVLRYSLGNMERCATVDAACRQVESARLLDRRRFAHLFPEARLVTERFFGLPKSLIAIREASPLPG, from the coding sequence ATGACCGCCCGGATCACTAGGCAGATCACCGACTACGACAATCCGGCGGCCCTGGCCACCCGGTTGCGGCAGAAGCGCATCGCGCCCCTGGTCGAACTGATTCGCCAGGCCCACGCCCGCCACGGCGAAGTCCGCATCGTGGACGTGGGCGGCACCCGGGCCTACTGGAACATCCTGCCTGCCGGGCTCCTGGCCGAATGCCGGGCCCAGGTCACCCTGGTCAACCTGCAGCCCCCCGGCCCTGCCGCCACGGCGGGAGACACGTTCCACTACCACCAGGGCGACGGCTGCCGGCTCGACGAATTCGCCGACGGGGCGTTCCACATCGCCCATTCCAACTCGGTGATCGAGCACGTTGGCGACTGGGCACGGATGGAGGCCTTTGCCCGGGAAACCCGGCGCCTGGCCGAGAGCTATTTCGTCCAGACCCCCAACTTCTGGTTCCCCCTGGAGCCCCACTGGATGACCCCCTGCTTCCACTGGCTGCCCGAGCCATGGCGGATCGCCCTGGTGCTGCGCTACAGCCTGGGCAACATGGAACGCTGCGCCACAGTGGACGCGGCCTGCCGCCAGGTCGAAAGCGCCCGGCTGCTCGACCGACGCCGCTTCGCCCACCTCTTTCCGGAGGCCCGGCTGGTCACCGAGCGCTTTTTCGGCCTGCCCAAATCCCTGATCGCCATTCGGGAAGCCAGCCCGCTGCCGGGCTGA
- a CDS encoding glycosyl transferase — protein MDAKKKNGRPRRVLAVASGGGHWVQLRRLIPAVAGSDAAFVTVQAEYGSDLPPDCRFYCVRDATRWDRWGLLVLCFQLLRILLRERPDVVLSTGAAPGYLALRLGKLLGARTIWLDSIANVEEVSLSGRRIGPHADLWLTQWPHLARPEGPHYLGSVL, from the coding sequence ATGGACGCGAAGAAAAAGAACGGCCGGCCCCGGCGGGTGCTGGCGGTGGCCTCCGGCGGCGGCCACTGGGTCCAGTTGCGCCGCCTGATCCCGGCGGTGGCCGGCAGCGACGCGGCCTTCGTTACCGTGCAGGCCGAATACGGCAGCGACCTGCCCCCCGATTGCCGCTTTTATTGCGTGCGCGATGCGACCCGTTGGGATCGCTGGGGGCTGCTGGTGCTGTGCTTCCAGCTGCTGCGCATCCTGCTGCGCGAACGGCCCGACGTGGTGCTGTCCACCGGCGCCGCCCCGGGCTACCTGGCCCTGCGCCTGGGCAAGCTGTTGGGCGCGCGCACCATCTGGCTGGACAGCATCGCCAACGTCGAGGAAGTCTCCCTGTCGGGCCGGCGAATCGGCCCCCATGCCGACCTGTGGCTGACCCAGTGGCCCCACCTGGCCCGGCCGGAAGGCCCCCATTACCTGGGGTCGGTGCTCTAG
- a CDS encoding lipopolysaccharide biosynthesis protein — MAATMNMGVPYTLGRARSSLIHFGLGKVAAALTGLVLLLVLVRALAPRDYGAYVALLAFLEIFYLLTGWGLSTIAQRYVAEYRVKASPGRFRTFILRLLALRLALALGFVALIAGVALAGLEQGWIAREGPVAALGGPLLGGTVALLVAGVMVRFLDELFAALLMQGATQGLLFLRNAVRLAALVALMGGGPVALHALVLLEALVQLGSVVLGAGLLAGHLHSNAVSGGDPHYANPRLASVSLRFFLVQALGQLYGADILKLLTTRLLGVTQTAVFGFAQAFADIIRSYLPAYLLTGWIRPLLVARYVERRDTAELAWLAGLALKLNLFVLAPVAVFFALDGRAFAALLSGGRYGDAGAMLFWLVLLVAVQSVHLVLGLVAVTLERAGANIVATLLAGLALPFALVLAPRFGLPGVAWSLIGGELLWCATVALSLARHGLLPLQVLVGGWLRLLVATGAAYLLTTALLPGPAVGGWALLGHGLLAGASFLTLAAGLKPFTGRERDVLGKVLPLRWWFW, encoded by the coding sequence ATGGCCGCCACCATGAACATGGGGGTTCCCTACACCCTGGGGCGGGCCCGTAGCAGCCTGATCCATTTCGGCCTGGGCAAGGTCGCCGCCGCCCTGACCGGCCTGGTACTGCTGCTGGTGTTGGTACGCGCCCTGGCGCCCCGGGATTACGGCGCCTACGTGGCCCTCCTGGCGTTTCTCGAAATCTTCTACCTGCTCACCGGTTGGGGCCTGTCCACCATTGCCCAGCGCTACGTGGCCGAATACCGGGTGAAGGCCAGTCCGGGCCGTTTTCGTACCTTCATCCTGCGGCTGCTCGCCCTGCGTCTGGCCCTGGCCCTGGGCTTCGTCGCCCTGATCGCCGGCGTGGCCCTGGCCGGATTGGAGCAGGGCTGGATTGCTCGGGAAGGGCCGGTCGCGGCCCTGGGCGGCCCCCTGCTCGGCGGCACCGTGGCCCTGCTGGTGGCGGGCGTCATGGTGCGCTTTCTCGACGAACTGTTTGCCGCTCTGCTCATGCAGGGCGCCACCCAGGGCCTGCTCTTCTTGCGCAACGCCGTCCGCCTGGCGGCCCTGGTCGCCCTGATGGGCGGCGGGCCAGTGGCGCTGCATGCCCTGGTGCTGCTGGAGGCCCTGGTGCAGTTAGGCTCGGTCGTACTCGGGGCGGGGCTGCTGGCCGGCCATCTTCATAGCAACGCCGTGTCGGGCGGCGATCCCCATTACGCCAATCCCCGCCTGGCCAGCGTGTCCCTGCGTTTTTTCCTGGTTCAGGCCCTGGGTCAGTTGTACGGGGCCGACATCCTCAAACTGCTGACCACCCGCCTCCTGGGGGTAACCCAGACCGCGGTGTTCGGCTTTGCCCAGGCCTTCGCCGACATCATCCGCAGCTACCTGCCGGCCTACCTGCTGACCGGCTGGATCCGTCCCCTGCTGGTGGCGCGCTACGTGGAGCGTCGCGACACGGCGGAACTGGCCTGGCTGGCCGGCCTGGCCCTCAAGCTCAACCTGTTCGTCCTGGCTCCGGTGGCGGTCTTTTTCGCCCTCGATGGGCGGGCCTTCGCCGCCCTGCTCAGCGGCGGCCGTTACGGCGATGCCGGGGCGATGCTGTTCTGGCTGGTGCTGCTGGTGGCGGTGCAGAGCGTGCACCTGGTGCTGGGTTTGGTGGCGGTGACCCTGGAACGGGCCGGCGCCAACATCGTCGCGACCTTGCTGGCAGGCCTGGCCTTGCCCTTCGCCCTGGTGTTGGCCCCCCGTTTTGGCTTGCCCGGGGTGGCCTGGTCCCTGATCGGCGGCGAGTTGCTGTGGTGCGCCACGGTGGCCCTCAGCCTGGCCCGCCATGGCCTGTTGCCGCTGCAGGTGCTGGTTGGCGGCTGGCTGCGCCTGCTGGTCGCCACCGGGGCGGCTTACCTGCTCACCACGGCGTTGCTCCCGGGGCCGGCTGTGGGCGGCTGGGCCCTGCTGGGCCACGGCCTGTTGGCCGGAGCGAGCTTTCTGACCCTGGCGGCGGGGCTGAAACCCTTTACCGGACGGGAGCGGGACGTGCTGGGCAAGGTGCTGCCGCTGCGCTGGTGGTTCTGGTAG
- a CDS encoding glycosyltransferase family 2 protein yields MLSIVIKTLNEEGKVARAIESALAAGAEWTRQFGEPVQVVVADSRSSDATVAVASRYAVDVVQLPPEVERGCGAGVQLGYQASQGDYLYLLDGDMELNTDFPVAARRRLDAEPTLAGVAGTLADNRVRNGVDRLRVSSGEGARIGRLPWLNGGGLYRRRAIAAAGGYAADPNLKAYEEAELGMRLAAAGWSLERLPLPAVRHTGHDLDTLALLARHWRSGRAMAAGVLLRSAWGQPWWWAAVRLLIHPLAILLWWLGGLAGALLLVLLCSARGEAAQLPLALALWSALLLAVLAGAALALAWRRRSLSHVALSLYHWHYGALAIVLGALRPQRSPASPLPVRVLHQPPTHQAPRAA; encoded by the coding sequence ATGCTCTCCATCGTCATTAAGACCCTCAATGAGGAGGGCAAGGTCGCCCGGGCGATCGAGTCGGCCCTGGCTGCGGGTGCGGAATGGACGCGCCAGTTCGGCGAGCCGGTCCAGGTCGTGGTGGCCGATTCCCGCTCCAGTGACGCCACAGTGGCGGTGGCCAGCCGCTACGCCGTGGACGTGGTGCAGTTGCCCCCGGAAGTAGAGCGGGGCTGCGGGGCCGGGGTGCAGTTGGGTTATCAGGCCAGCCAGGGCGATTACCTCTACCTGCTCGACGGCGACATGGAATTGAATACCGACTTTCCCGTCGCCGCCCGCCGCCGGCTCGACGCCGAGCCGACCCTGGCCGGGGTCGCCGGTACCCTGGCCGACAACCGGGTGCGCAACGGCGTGGATCGGCTGCGGGTGAGCAGCGGCGAGGGGGCCCGTATCGGCCGCCTGCCCTGGCTCAACGGCGGCGGCCTGTACCGCCGTCGCGCCATCGCCGCTGCCGGCGGCTACGCGGCGGACCCCAATCTCAAGGCTTACGAAGAGGCCGAGCTGGGCATGCGCCTGGCCGCCGCCGGCTGGTCCCTGGAGCGCCTGCCCCTGCCCGCCGTGCGCCATACCGGCCACGACCTGGACACCCTGGCCCTGCTGGCCCGGCACTGGCGCAGCGGCCGGGCCATGGCCGCCGGCGTGCTGCTGCGCAGCGCCTGGGGACAACCCTGGTGGTGGGCGGCGGTGCGTCTGCTTATCCACCCCCTGGCGATCCTGCTGTGGTGGCTGGGCGGGCTGGCCGGTGCACTCCTGCTGGTGCTGTTGTGCTCGGCCCGGGGCGAGGCGGCGCAACTGCCGCTGGCCCTGGCCCTGTGGTCGGCCTTGCTGCTGGCCGTGCTGGCGGGGGCCGCCCTGGCCCTGGCCTGGCGGCGGCGCAGCCTGAGCCACGTGGCCCTGTCGCTCTACCACTGGCATTACGGCGCCCTGGCCATCGTGCTCGGCGCTCTCCGTCCGCAACGCTCCCCGGCCAGCCCCCTGCCGGTGCGGGTGCTGCACCAGCCGCCGACGCACCAGGCGCCCCGGGCGGCATGA